In Microcoleus sp. FACHB-672, the genomic stretch CGTAAGCATTGACTATTTTTTCTCGCAAATCTACTGAGTACGGTTTCATTATGATTCTCAATACCTTTAATGTTCCCTTGAGTGTACCTCATATCTCTCAAAAGCGCTGTATCTCCTCTTTCTAAGTGAGGCACTAGACTTTGCGCGAGCCAAGCCTCAACCAAATCTCGATGACACCCTCCAACAAATGTTAAAGGCGCTAATAACCTCCCAGCTTTTAACGCACTAATCCAATTACTTCTCTCTCTTTTTCTTCCGGGTTTAAGCGCGTGACATCTTTCCCCTTTAGGGCTATAACCATAGGGATAGTATTCTCGCTCATCAAATCCTGCTTCATCGACATAAACTATTTTTTCTTCATCCACTTCTGACATTTTTTTGATGAACTGTACTCGGAGTTCTTCATCTCTTTCTTGATACCCGTAAGTTTTTTCGAGTAATGCCTAGCTTTTTACACGCATAGCTTACATTTTGTTGAGTTAAATTCTCTCCCCATAATTCGGCCATTCTCCCTTGAGTCAGCTCTTTATGTTCTTCAATAAACTTTTCAAACTTTGACTCATCTTTGATTTTGGGGGGTCTGCCTTTTTGTCTGTTTGTGCTGGCTTGATAGTCTCCGGTTTCTTTTTCTTTTTTTAGCCACAAGTCTAAGCTATTGCGGCTAATTTGTAGCAAACGACATATTTCGCTTTTTCTTTGTCCTCTCTTGAACGCCTCAATGGCTTTTGTTCGCAGATCATAACTATAGGGAACTGGCATACTATTTTGACTGGCTTGGAACTTTCTTTTCTATTCTATCATTGTCCTAACCTTAACAGGTAGTGCTATACAAATCCAGCTCATTTGTTTTTTTAAAAGTCTAAGTAGATCGTTTTGAGAGCTTTCCTGCTTCTCAGACATCCTCTCAGAGCAAATTTCCATGACACTAGACAAATTATTCAGCATTCCTGATTGGATAGAATTTATGGACGCTGCAATATTTTAATTTGACTATTGCGAGAGTATGGATCACCGATCATCCCGGCTAATAATTTGCCATCAGAACTAATCACTAAATTACTCATCTTATGTTTGTCCAGAATGGCTTCTAATTCGGCTGTTTGCAGATTCCACACTGTCAGCCCCTTGTAAGTGCCGGCAATGATGCGATCTTGACTGAGGGTAATGTTAGAGAGATGATTTTCGTTCGGAGATAAATTCAGCTTTGTACGTGCCTTAACCTTTCCTGTTTTTAGATCCCATACTTTCAGATTGATTGGTTTGCTAGAAAATGAAGTGGTGACGACTGTTTGTCCATCCAAACTGATACGTGAAGTGCCAATCGATTCAAAATTCCATTGTTTTGAAAGAACTCTTTGCCGGTTTGTCGCCAAATCCCACACAACCAGTTCGCTGTCCAATTCAACCAATGCTATTTTGCCAGCGGAACTGATGGCTAGGGGATAAAAAGGTGGAGGCCCAGTTTTGATCGAAACTGAACCAATTGTGAACTCTGTTGGAGACGAATTAGGCAATGTTGTTTTTAGCTTGCCGGTTGTCAGATCCCACATTTTAAGTTCATCATAAGCGCTACTAATAATGGTTTTTCCATCAGATGAAATCTCGACCTGACGGATATCGCTAGAATGTCCCTTGAGGATCTGGGGCCGCTGGTTTGAGGTAATATCCCAGATGCGAACCATGCGATCTCCACTGCCGGTGACGACGGTTTTGCTATCGGGAGCGATTGCGACAGCATCTATTTTACCTGAATCGCTTTGAAGTGTTTTTCTTAACTGTCCCGTTTGCAAATCCCAGATTTTAATTGCCTTATCTTCCCCACCACTAACCACGGTTTTACCATCAGCACTGATTGTAAAGGTAGAGGCTGTGGGATGTCCTTTTATGGTGCGAACAACGGAGAAATTGCAGTAAGGGGACTGGGTTGTCTTTTGAGAACAATAGTTCGGGACGATAGAAGACGATCTTTGTCGAACAAGGGGGGAAAAGTGCCAAAGGACAACGTTCGAGAGAATAATGACGGCTACCATTAGAATCCGCGAGCCGGTGAAAGAGGCTTTACCTGACTGATTACCGAGTGGTTCTCCTAAAATAATTTGGGTTAATTCGTGCCGGCTGCGATTTGCTTCGTACCAAAAGGCGCACCACAAGGCAAATAATAGAAGAACCGGCAGTCCTACAAATTGGAAGGCTAGTAAGGCATCCACATCCCCAGATAACGCCCCGAACAGAAAAAACGGGATCGAAATGCTGTACCAGACTGCATACCAAAAAAGTAAGAAAGCGATGATAAAGGTAGGCACCCGCAGGGTGACATGAATAAGTGTTCCCTGAGATAACGGCTCAAATCGCCCCCGGATCTTTGGTAAAAATGAGTTTCGGTAGTGAATAATGCGACGGATATCAAATCCCGAATCATTGATCGTGCCTTCATAGGGAGCATGATTGCGAGAAATACTCCATCGTATTGCCTTTGGAGGTTCGATTTGGGCATTTAGCTTGTCGATGACAGCCGGCAAGGGATATTCGGTTTTAATGGTAAAGCTATCAGAAGGTAAGAGTTTCACAAGCCGTAACTTCTCCAATCGGCGTAGAGCTAGCGAGATTTCCTCCCTACTTTTTTAACTTTATATTTGAAGATACGTTTCCATATTTAGCTATTTCTTAAGCAATTAATAATTACACAACTTATCCTTGCTTTCGTGCCCGTAATTGCTAGGAATTGTAGGGATTAGTTATAGCCGGCACAATAGAACCCAACAGCGCTCAAATAATACTTATTCCCATTCATCCAGGCTATCTTCGCTATCCATAAAAAAAAGGGGCAGGCATCATGCCTACCCCACAAGAAACGATTACTTAGGTTTTA encodes the following:
- a CDS encoding transposase, with amino-acid sequence MSEVDEEKIVYVDEAGFDEREYYPYGYSPKGERCHALKPGRKRERSNWISALKAGRLLAPLTFVGGCHRDLVEAWLAQSLVPHLERGDTALLRDMRYTQGNIKGIENHNETVLSRFARKNSQCLR
- a CDS encoding IS630 transposase-related protein; translated protein: MPVPYSYDLRTKAIEAFKRGQRKSEICRLLQISRNSLDLWLKKEKETGDYQASTNRQKGRPPKIKDESKFEKFIEEHKELTQGRMAELWGENLTQQNVSYACKKLGITRKNLRVSRKR
- a CDS encoding WD40 repeat domain-containing protein, translated to MKLLPSDSFTIKTEYPLPAVIDKLNAQIEPPKAIRWSISRNHAPYEGTINDSGFDIRRIIHYRNSFLPKIRGRFEPLSQGTLIHVTLRVPTFIIAFLLFWYAVWYSISIPFFLFGALSGDVDALLAFQFVGLPVLLLFALWCAFWYEANRSRHELTQIILGEPLGNQSGKASFTGSRILMVAVIILSNVVLWHFSPLVRQRSSSIVPNYCSQKTTQSPYCNFSVVRTIKGHPTASTFTISADGKTVVSGGEDKAIKIWDLQTGQLRKTLQSDSGKIDAVAIAPDSKTVVTGSGDRMVRIWDITSNQRPQILKGHSSDIRQVEISSDGKTIISSAYDELKMWDLTTGKLKTTLPNSSPTEFTIGSVSIKTGPPPFYPLAISSAGKIALVELDSELVVWDLATNRQRVLSKQWNFESIGTSRISLDGQTVVTTSFSSKPINLKVWDLKTGKVKARTKLNLSPNENHLSNITLSQDRIIAGTYKGLTVWNLQTAELEAILDKHKMSNLVISSDGKLLAGMIGDPYSRNSQIKILQRP